The following proteins are encoded in a genomic region of Sulfurospirillum arsenophilum NBRC 109478:
- a CDS encoding response regulator transcription factor, with amino-acid sequence MDEKMLKKLAPYRVLYAEDDVGVRKNVYELLSLLFKEVYLANDGEEAYKLFVQHKPDLIITDIKMPHLSGIELTKKIREIDNKAHIIIITAYTEVDFMLEAIELSLLRYIVKPITEPKLFDALEKFLQSKEKAHLQELAPDWYYDSLQKVVIHHTQVYELTKKEAKLIELLLQKDSIISYEEIEQKLWESEYMSLNALRLMIKNLRKKLPEGTLKNIQGIGYKL; translated from the coding sequence ATGGATGAAAAGATGCTGAAAAAGCTTGCACCATATAGAGTTTTATACGCAGAAGATGACGTAGGGGTGCGAAAAAATGTTTATGAACTGCTCAGTCTTCTTTTCAAAGAGGTCTATTTGGCAAACGATGGTGAAGAGGCGTATAAACTTTTTGTACAGCATAAGCCCGATCTTATCATTACGGACATTAAAATGCCTCATCTTAGTGGCATTGAGCTTACAAAAAAGATTCGTGAGATCGATAACAAAGCGCATATTATTATTATCACTGCTTACACAGAAGTGGACTTTATGCTTGAAGCCATTGAGCTTTCATTGCTTCGTTACATTGTGAAGCCTATTACAGAGCCGAAGCTTTTTGATGCACTGGAGAAGTTTTTACAGTCAAAAGAGAAAGCACATCTTCAAGAGTTAGCGCCTGATTGGTACTATGACAGCCTGCAAAAAGTCGTTATTCACCATACTCAAGTGTATGAACTAACGAAAAAAGAGGCGAAATTGATTGAGCTTTTATTGCAAAAAGATTCGATTATCAGCTACGAAGAGATAGAACAAAAATTGTGGGAAAGTGAATATATGAGCCTTAATGCACTTCGTTTGATGATTAAAAATTTGCGTAAGAAATTACCTGAAGGCACTTTGAAAAATATTCAAGGCATTGGGTACAAGCTTTAA
- a CDS encoding branched-chain amino acid ABC transporter permease has protein sequence MDLTMFMQQMVNGFSLGSMYALIAIGYTMVYGVLRLINFAHGDIMMVGGFLGYFGIVVLDLPFGAAVLLAIVGSALLGMASDRIAYRPLRSAPKISLLITAIGVSFFLENAFNVFFGGVPKAFPVPAYLENVVDIVGLTMPVSAIIVPIITAFLLAIILWVLYKTKYGMAIRALAFDVGTVNLMGIDANRIITLVFGMGSALAAVGGIFWAVNYPSVEPMMGVLVGLKAFAAAVVGGIGSVGGAVLGGLIIGFTEVVVIAFFPELGGYKDAFAFIFLILILLFKPTGILGIDFEKSRF, from the coding sequence TTGGATTTAACAATGTTTATGCAACAAATGGTCAATGGCTTTAGCCTTGGCAGTATGTATGCGCTCATTGCCATTGGTTATACAATGGTGTATGGAGTATTAAGACTCATCAATTTTGCGCATGGCGATATTATGATGGTGGGTGGATTTTTAGGTTATTTTGGTATTGTTGTTTTAGATCTTCCTTTTGGTGCAGCAGTACTTCTAGCTATTGTTGGTTCAGCCCTTTTAGGTATGGCGAGTGATCGTATCGCGTATCGACCATTACGAAGTGCCCCTAAAATATCACTTTTAATTACCGCTATTGGTGTAAGCTTTTTTCTCGAAAATGCTTTCAATGTCTTTTTTGGGGGTGTTCCAAAAGCTTTCCCTGTTCCTGCTTACTTAGAAAATGTTGTTGATATTGTGGGGTTAACGATGCCAGTTTCGGCCATTATCGTCCCAATCATTACGGCATTTTTATTGGCTATTATTTTATGGGTACTTTACAAAACAAAATATGGAATGGCTATTCGTGCCCTTGCGTTTGATGTTGGAACCGTTAACCTTATGGGTATTGATGCAAACCGCATTATTACACTGGTCTTTGGTATGGGTTCAGCCCTTGCCGCGGTTGGTGGTATCTTTTGGGCAGTGAACTATCCTTCTGTTGAGCCAATGATGGGTGTCCTTGTGGGACTCAAAGCTTTTGCTGCTGCCGTTGTGGGTGGTATTGGAAGTGTTGGTGGAGCCGTTCTTGGAGGATTAATTATCGGTTTTACCGAAGTCGTTGTCATTGCTTTTTTCCCAGAACTTGGTGGCTATAAAGATGCGTTTGCATTTATCTTTTTGATTCTAATCCTTCTTTTTAAACCCACAGGTATTTTGGGTATTGATTTTGAAAAAAGTAGGTTTTAA
- a CDS encoding cache domain-containing protein: MKIIKESNISTIIIFSTIFIISSLMLFNGYFFITKQYEILQAQIEDSKKTFVENKRNVLKREVDAIIEFIEFKKQRTTLNDPKALAALKLEVYDWIRHIRYGGQEHNYIFVYQVEQIKGGDKFAKMLINPNRPDLEGEYISDAYTDENGKAFRKIFLQDIHEQGYSFVDYIYKKPESNIIRPKVSYFKLYKEWNLIIAAGAYTDDIDKEIDIAKTDFKKKMKLEVTSAIIIFLLFALIANTFAVMLGKRIERFLQTYHKQVQQKTLELENLNKTLESRVLEEIQKNREQEQLLIQKSKFIALGEMISNIAHQWRQPLSQLSALLMTLKLKYNMDKLDKSAMEIKCVEAENIVEYMSHTIDDFRNFFMPNKDKKSFSIHASIDEVLRIIGMSITNQEIAIEVNILHDEYIVGYKSEYEQVVLNLLSNAKDAIIASGKQGGKITISLQSDETTVRLIIQDNGGGIKIEPVEKIFEPYMSTKEQNEGTGIGLYMAKLIIEKSMKGKLEARNENGGAIFTIELEKGFKEALGGSPL, from the coding sequence ATGAAAATTATTAAAGAGAGCAATATCTCCACCATCATTATCTTCAGTACGATCTTTATTATCAGCTCTTTAATGCTTTTTAACGGCTACTTTTTTATCACCAAACAGTATGAAATTTTACAAGCACAAATCGAAGATAGTAAAAAAACCTTCGTCGAAAACAAACGCAATGTTCTTAAACGTGAAGTGGATGCCATCATTGAATTTATTGAGTTTAAAAAACAACGAACCACTCTTAATGACCCAAAGGCACTAGCGGCACTCAAACTGGAAGTGTACGACTGGATTCGCCATATTCGTTACGGTGGACAAGAGCACAACTATATCTTTGTCTATCAGGTTGAACAGATAAAAGGTGGCGATAAATTTGCCAAGATGCTCATCAACCCCAACCGTCCTGATTTAGAAGGTGAGTATATCTCTGATGCTTACACCGATGAAAATGGCAAAGCGTTTCGCAAAATTTTTCTGCAAGATATTCATGAACAAGGGTACTCTTTTGTGGATTACATCTATAAAAAACCCGAAAGCAATATCATCCGCCCCAAAGTCTCTTACTTTAAACTCTACAAAGAGTGGAACCTCATCATTGCAGCGGGTGCTTATACTGATGATATAGACAAAGAAATCGACATTGCAAAGACTGATTTTAAAAAGAAAATGAAGTTAGAAGTAACATCTGCTATTATCATTTTTTTACTCTTTGCGCTCATTGCCAATACCTTTGCCGTGATGCTGGGTAAACGTATTGAACGCTTTTTACAAACCTACCATAAACAAGTCCAACAAAAAACACTGGAACTTGAAAACCTCAACAAAACGTTAGAGAGTCGTGTTCTTGAAGAGATTCAAAAGAACCGAGAGCAAGAACAACTGCTCATTCAAAAATCAAAATTTATTGCTCTTGGAGAGATGATCAGCAACATTGCACATCAATGGCGTCAGCCCCTCTCCCAGCTCTCAGCACTGCTAATGACACTAAAGCTTAAATACAACATGGATAAACTCGATAAATCCGCTATGGAGATCAAATGTGTCGAGGCAGAAAACATTGTTGAATACATGTCGCATACCATTGACGACTTTCGCAATTTCTTTATGCCTAACAAAGACAAAAAAAGCTTTAGCATCCATGCTTCCATCGATGAAGTTTTGCGTATCATCGGTATGTCGATTACCAACCAAGAGATTGCCATTGAGGTCAACATCCTTCACGATGAATATATTGTGGGGTATAAAAGTGAATACGAACAGGTTGTTCTTAATCTTCTTTCCAATGCTAAAGATGCCATCATTGCATCAGGTAAACAAGGGGGGAAAATCACAATTAGCCTACAGAGTGATGAAACAACTGTTCGACTTATCATCCAAGATAATGGTGGTGGCATTAAGATAGAGCCAGTTGAAAAGATTTTTGAACCTTATATGAGCACTAAAGAGCAAAATGAAGGTACAGGTATTGGGCTTTATATGGCAAAATTGATTATTGAAAAAAGTATGAAAGGGAAGCTTGAAGCGAGAAATGAAAATGGAGGAGCTATTTTTACGATAGAGTTAGAAAAGGGTTTCAAAGAGGCGCTTGGCGGATCGCCCCTTTGA
- a CDS encoding DctP family TRAP transporter solute-binding subunit has translation MKWCSIFSLIMLLVLPTFAAEYTIKLTHVVSPNTPKGKGADFLAKRVYELTNGRVEVIVYPNSELYGDGEEIKALKLGHVHIAMPSFSKFTSMVPQMQLFDLPFLFRDENHVHAVLDGEVGQIIKDKVTAKGFVALDYWDAGFKHLSSNKKAIIEGSDLKGQNFRIMNSHVLEAQFKTMSANTYVLPFSKVYGALQQGIVDGAENPLSNFYTKKFYEVQSDLTLSAHGYLGYLVIMSESFWRKFPSDLKPMIVQAVKEATAYERKLVSQDDEETLQKLKEYAKTTGHFTIHTLSAEQKESWQKAMEAIYPQFYGAIGEDLIKKVQATH, from the coding sequence ATGAAATGGTGTTCAATCTTCTCACTAATAATGCTCTTAGTCTTACCAACTTTTGCAGCAGAGTATACGATCAAACTGACACATGTGGTAAGTCCAAATACCCCAAAAGGTAAAGGGGCGGATTTTTTAGCTAAAAGAGTTTACGAACTGACCAATGGCAGAGTTGAGGTCATTGTGTACCCAAACTCAGAACTTTATGGCGATGGCGAAGAGATTAAAGCGTTAAAACTGGGTCATGTTCACATTGCAATGCCTAGCTTTTCAAAATTTACAAGCATGGTTCCCCAAATGCAGTTGTTTGATCTACCCTTTTTATTTCGAGATGAAAACCATGTTCATGCAGTCTTAGATGGTGAAGTAGGGCAGATCATCAAAGACAAAGTAACTGCAAAAGGGTTTGTTGCACTTGATTATTGGGATGCAGGGTTTAAACATCTCTCTTCCAATAAAAAAGCGATTATAGAAGGCAGTGATCTGAAAGGGCAAAATTTTAGAATTATGAACTCACACGTCTTAGAAGCTCAATTTAAAACAATGAGTGCAAATACGTATGTACTCCCTTTTTCAAAAGTTTATGGAGCCCTACAACAAGGCATTGTGGATGGCGCTGAAAATCCACTCTCTAATTTCTATACAAAAAAGTTTTATGAAGTTCAGTCTGACTTAACGCTCTCAGCTCACGGTTACCTTGGCTACCTCGTGATTATGAGTGAAAGTTTTTGGAGAAAATTCCCAAGCGATCTTAAGCCGATGATCGTGCAAGCAGTCAAAGAAGCAACAGCTTACGAGCGCAAGCTAGTTTCACAAGATGATGAAGAGACACTCCAAAAGCTTAAAGAGTATGCAAAAACGACAGGACATTTTACAATCCATACACTAAGCGCTGAGCAAAAAGAGTCATGGCAAAAAGCCATGGAGGCAATTTATCCACAATTTTATGGCGCTATTGGCGAAGATCTTATTAAAAAAGTGCAAGCAACACACTAA
- a CDS encoding OprD family outer membrane porin, whose product MKLAKLSLAAMVVAGLASSSFAASDTLADAFKNGKVKGELKAWYFDKDTNEAQGTTKTIDGKTFAYDGKEDIADFAIELGYVTDSLNGFRLGATFQGAATPFASDEAKILYNDSQYAPGAVLSEAYLGYAIGKTDVKVGRQYIATPLVNGSGSRIYKEAFEGAVLVNTDIPQTTVAAGYVGKFQGRTGTISNFGTQDDGAPTFKKAAVFTGAGSTALAFDGAYTGLVINKSITNLALTGQYAVVNDVVSGTSIANVSVYYAEANYVLPVAGFKLGFDVNARGSRTGAQLDVAQLEGDYYAGRISISELAGFGASFAAGITSDDQGVIAGMGNGPTSYTSTMIRGTSKVMTADTDSYLFAATYDFGKIGVTGLSAIAQYGWTEQGQYKSKSTALPVTSTVDNTNIAVGLAYDVQAAALKGLSVGLQYETQTADTKTYTGTNVTRTTSRDTDELWFKAGYKF is encoded by the coding sequence ATGAAATTAGCTAAACTTAGCTTGGCGGCTATGGTAGTTGCAGGTCTTGCATCTAGCTCTTTTGCGGCATCAGATACACTTGCTGACGCATTTAAAAATGGTAAAGTAAAAGGTGAGTTAAAAGCTTGGTATTTTGATAAAGATACCAATGAAGCTCAAGGAACAACAAAAACAATTGATGGTAAAACATTTGCTTACGATGGTAAAGAAGACATTGCTGATTTCGCTATTGAATTAGGATATGTTACTGATTCTCTTAATGGTTTTAGATTGGGTGCAACATTCCAAGGTGCTGCAACTCCATTTGCAAGTGATGAAGCAAAAATTCTTTATAATGATAGCCAATATGCCCCAGGTGCTGTTCTTTCAGAAGCATACTTAGGTTATGCAATTGGTAAAACTGACGTTAAGGTTGGTCGCCAATACATCGCTACTCCACTTGTTAATGGTTCAGGTTCACGTATTTATAAAGAGGCATTTGAAGGTGCTGTTCTTGTAAATACTGATATACCTCAAACAACAGTTGCGGCTGGTTATGTTGGTAAATTCCAAGGTAGAACAGGTACTATTTCTAATTTTGGAACACAAGATGATGGTGCTCCAACATTTAAAAAAGCTGCTGTCTTCACTGGCGCAGGTTCAACTGCTCTTGCATTTGATGGTGCATATACTGGCTTAGTTATCAATAAATCAATTACAAACTTGGCATTAACTGGTCAATATGCAGTTGTTAATGACGTAGTTTCAGGAACATCAATAGCGAATGTTAGTGTATATTATGCAGAAGCTAACTATGTACTTCCAGTAGCAGGTTTCAAACTTGGTTTTGATGTAAATGCGAGAGGTTCTAGAACAGGTGCTCAGTTGGATGTTGCTCAATTAGAAGGTGATTACTATGCTGGTCGTATTTCTATCTCTGAACTTGCTGGTTTTGGCGCATCATTTGCAGCCGGTATAACATCAGATGATCAAGGAGTTATTGCTGGTATGGGTAATGGACCAACAAGTTACACATCTACTATGATTCGTGGTACATCAAAAGTTATGACTGCTGATACAGATTCATACCTTTTTGCAGCAACCTATGATTTCGGTAAAATTGGTGTAACTGGTCTTTCAGCTATTGCACAATACGGTTGGACAGAGCAAGGTCAATATAAATCAAAAAGTACAGCTCTTCCAGTTACTTCAACTGTTGATAATACAAACATAGCTGTTGGGTTAGCATATGATGTTCAAGCAGCTGCGCTTAAAGGTTTATCTGTTGGCTTACAATATGAGACTCAAACAGCAGATACAAAAACATATACTGGTACTAATGTTACAAGAACTACTAGTAGAGATACAGACGAATTGTGGTTTAAAGCGGGTTACAAATTCTAA
- a CDS encoding OprD family outer membrane porin, translated as MKLAKLSLAAIVVAGLASSSFAADTLADAFKNGKVTGELKAYYFNRDNGQNGTAARDESIFTSGIMLNYKTDTLAGFGANFTFQGNAAPFADGAIDVNGAKDVFSGDMYGTGAVLSEAYLSYTLGKTTAMVGRMFLDTPLVSGSGSRITKEAFEGAAVINTDLPNTTLIAGYVQKFQSRTNGSGDVGKFTKTFATGSSASVDLDKGAYTFAAINKSITGLTLTGAYAYADSYLKDGSTVLIDGAINIGYIEALYEGTIGSLGYVLGIQDYYNKFSNPKNNADDSINVYAVKAGLSFKGINGTIAYSQTSNDKVAGEAVVSGLGNGADLLYTDAVISSPGYNFDSQAYMADLNYDITAAANVGTRYVYVDKDTNANRATATKEGYTALYGSYKFDGVLKGLKVSAEYEDKSEDVKGEDLWLKANYKF; from the coding sequence ATGAAATTAGCTAAACTTAGCTTGGCGGCTATCGTTGTTGCTGGACTTGCATCTAGCTCATTTGCAGCAGATACACTTGCTGATGCATTTAAGAATGGTAAAGTAACAGGTGAATTAAAAGCGTATTACTTTAATAGAGACAATGGTCAAAATGGTACAGCTGCAAGAGATGAGTCAATCTTTACATCTGGTATTATGTTAAACTATAAAACTGACACACTTGCTGGTTTTGGTGCAAACTTTACATTCCAAGGAAATGCTGCTCCTTTTGCAGATGGTGCGATAGATGTTAATGGTGCTAAAGATGTATTTAGTGGCGATATGTATGGTACTGGTGCAGTTCTTTCTGAAGCATATCTTTCATACACTCTTGGTAAAACTACAGCAATGGTTGGTCGTATGTTCTTAGATACTCCACTTGTAAGTGGTAGTGGTTCAAGAATTACAAAAGAGGCATTTGAAGGTGCTGCTGTTATCAATACTGATCTTCCAAACACAACATTGATCGCTGGTTATGTTCAAAAATTCCAATCTAGAACCAATGGTTCAGGTGATGTTGGTAAATTTACCAAAACATTTGCAACAGGTTCTTCTGCAAGCGTAGATCTTGACAAAGGCGCATATACTTTTGCAGCAATCAATAAATCTATCACTGGTTTAACATTAACAGGTGCTTATGCTTATGCTGATTCATATTTAAAAGATGGCAGTACTGTGTTAATTGATGGAGCAATTAACATTGGTTATATTGAAGCACTTTATGAAGGCACAATTGGTTCTCTAGGCTATGTACTCGGTATCCAAGACTACTACAATAAATTCAGCAATCCAAAAAATAATGCAGATGACTCCATCAATGTTTATGCTGTAAAAGCTGGCTTAAGCTTTAAAGGTATTAACGGTACTATCGCATACTCACAAACAAGTAACGACAAAGTGGCCGGTGAAGCAGTTGTTTCTGGTTTAGGTAATGGTGCGGATCTTCTATACACAGATGCTGTCATTAGCTCACCAGGTTATAACTTTGACTCTCAAGCATATATGGCTGATTTAAATTATGACATTACGGCAGCTGCAAATGTTGGTACACGTTACGTTTATGTCGATAAAGATACAAATGCAAACAGAGCGACAGCTACTAAAGAAGGCTATACTGCATTGTATGGTTCATACAAATTTGATGGCGTTCTTAAAGGTTTAAAAGTATCTGCTGAATATGAAGATAAAAGTGAAGACGTAAAAGGTGAAGACCTTTGGTTGAAAGCTAACTACAAATTCTAA
- a CDS encoding ABC transporter ATP-binding protein → MILKIDNVTKNFGGVTAIKETSFSVAPKEIFGLIGPNGAGKTTMFNIITGNYVPTSGEVIFKNEAIGGLKPHHIVRKGIARTFQNIRLFSSMSVLDNILIGFDFQARYGFFESILRFPRFIGEERRIKARSMEILDYFGMSSFAHEKAVDLSYGQQRKVEIARALATNPALLLLDEPAAGMNPSETEELGEIIKKARGDFDLTVLLIEHDMKFVNQLCDKVLVLDYGKTIFEGKPSDAIQDPEVIAAYLGDFHND, encoded by the coding sequence ATGATCTTAAAAATTGATAATGTCACTAAAAATTTTGGTGGTGTTACTGCCATCAAAGAGACCAGTTTTAGCGTTGCTCCTAAAGAAATTTTTGGACTTATTGGCCCTAATGGTGCTGGGAAAACCACGATGTTTAACATCATCACGGGTAATTATGTTCCAACATCTGGGGAAGTCATTTTTAAAAACGAAGCTATTGGTGGGTTAAAACCTCACCATATTGTACGCAAAGGCATTGCTCGAACATTCCAAAATATTAGACTCTTTTCGAGCATGAGTGTTTTGGATAATATTTTGATCGGTTTTGATTTCCAAGCGCGTTATGGATTTTTTGAGTCTATTTTACGTTTCCCTCGTTTTATTGGCGAAGAGAGACGTATAAAAGCTCGCTCAATGGAGATACTAGACTATTTTGGTATGAGTTCATTTGCACATGAAAAAGCGGTTGATCTAAGTTATGGGCAACAACGCAAAGTGGAGATTGCAAGAGCATTGGCTACCAATCCTGCGCTTTTACTTTTGGATGAACCCGCTGCTGGTATGAATCCATCAGAGACGGAAGAGCTTGGAGAGATCATTAAAAAAGCACGTGGTGATTTTGACTTGACAGTTCTTTTAATTGAACATGATATGAAATTTGTCAATCAATTGTGTGATAAAGTTTTAGTATTGGATTATGGTAAGACAATTTTTGAGGGTAAACCAAGCGACGCCATTCAAGACCCTGAAGTTATAGCAGCGTATTTAGGAGATTTTCATAATGATTAG
- a CDS encoding ABC transporter substrate-binding protein has product MRKLAVLATSVALLASSSFAKEISVGVTMSMSGPLAAYGQTAYEGIEFANSLQPKLKNGDTVKLVLIDTKGDKVESANATTRLISSDKVVGIIGELTSTNTAQVMAIAEKKQIPVISPVATNDKLTEQKEFANRVCFTDSFQGAVVANYAAKDLKLKTAVVVVDQAQVYSLGLAKAFTDAFTKAGGKIVKEIKVSSGDKDFKAVVSQIKAANPDFMFLPMYHPEVSMIARQAKQIGLTKPMFSGDGVANQTFIDLGGEAVEGYMFTDFFDYSAPPTQRSKDFIAAYAKKTGKQEMNSFVALGADSYNVMVDAMNRCANPEDSICINKEIKSTTNFEGVSGVLTLDKTGNSTRSAVIKVVQNGKAVYKATVNP; this is encoded by the coding sequence GTGAGAAAACTAGCTGTACTTGCTACATCTGTTGCGCTTTTGGCATCCTCTTCTTTTGCCAAAGAGATTAGTGTTGGTGTTACAATGTCTATGAGTGGGCCGCTTGCGGCATATGGACAAACTGCGTATGAAGGTATTGAGTTTGCAAACTCTTTGCAGCCAAAACTTAAAAATGGAGATACTGTTAAATTGGTACTCATTGATACCAAAGGTGACAAAGTTGAATCAGCTAATGCAACCACGCGATTGATTAGTTCTGATAAAGTTGTAGGAATTATTGGTGAGCTAACCAGTACCAATACAGCACAAGTTATGGCAATTGCAGAAAAAAAACAGATTCCTGTTATCTCTCCTGTTGCAACCAATGACAAACTTACAGAGCAAAAAGAGTTTGCAAACCGTGTTTGTTTCACTGACTCTTTCCAAGGAGCGGTTGTTGCAAATTATGCTGCAAAAGATCTTAAGCTCAAAACGGCAGTTGTTGTTGTCGATCAAGCACAAGTTTATTCTCTTGGCCTTGCAAAAGCATTTACTGATGCATTTACAAAAGCAGGCGGTAAAATTGTTAAAGAGATTAAAGTAAGCTCAGGTGATAAAGACTTTAAAGCGGTTGTCTCTCAAATCAAAGCGGCAAATCCTGATTTTATGTTCCTTCCAATGTACCATCCAGAAGTATCTATGATCGCTCGCCAAGCGAAACAAATCGGTTTAACGAAGCCAATGTTCTCAGGTGATGGCGTTGCTAACCAAACCTTTATTGACTTAGGTGGCGAAGCAGTTGAAGGTTATATGTTTACAGACTTCTTTGATTATAGTGCTCCTCCAACACAGCGTTCAAAAGATTTTATTGCAGCGTATGCGAAAAAAACTGGCAAGCAAGAGATGAATTCATTTGTTGCTCTTGGTGCAGATTCGTACAATGTTATGGTTGATGCAATGAATCGTTGTGCCAATCCTGAAGACAGTATTTGTATTAACAAAGAGATCAAATCTACAACAAACTTTGAAGGCGTGTCAGGTGTTCTTACACTTGATAAAACAGGTAACTCAACACGTTCAGCTGTTATCAAAGTCGTTCAAAATGGTAAAGCTGTTTATAAAGCAACGGTAAACCCATAA
- a CDS encoding branched-chain amino acid ABC transporter permease: protein MIKKEQWMKISFVVITLWFIWFANTHFDEYTVRILNNIAIFVILAVSYNLINGVTGQFSLEPNGFVAIGAYVAALLLVSPEAKQYQYAIVDPYPFVLTLHANFVVALLLGGAFAATLAACLSFPVFRVRGDYLAIVTLGFGFIIKILAINTPEVTNGSLGLNDIPEFSNLYWTGGIAMIAVIVVLNIINSKYGRAMKAVRDDEDAAIAMGVNTFKAKTLAFCTSAFFEGVGGGLLAALLTSISPDLFDFFFTFQLLIIIVLGGLGSTTGAIIGTVLVMGGSEWMRFLDEPMHLFGYTTTAMPGMRMVVFSLGLIFIMLFAREGVMGKRELTDLLKWRKKGDK from the coding sequence ATGATAAAAAAAGAACAATGGATGAAAATTTCATTTGTTGTTATCACACTATGGTTTATTTGGTTTGCCAACACACATTTTGATGAATACACGGTAAGAATTTTAAATAATATTGCCATTTTCGTCATTTTAGCAGTCAGTTACAATCTTATCAATGGTGTTACAGGTCAGTTTTCACTTGAGCCTAATGGATTTGTGGCAATTGGTGCGTATGTCGCGGCACTTTTACTGGTAAGCCCTGAAGCTAAACAGTATCAATATGCCATCGTCGATCCATATCCTTTTGTTTTAACGCTTCATGCCAATTTCGTAGTAGCACTTCTTTTGGGTGGCGCATTTGCAGCAACGCTTGCAGCATGTCTCTCTTTCCCTGTTTTTAGAGTGCGTGGCGATTACCTGGCCATTGTAACATTGGGATTTGGATTTATTATTAAAATTTTAGCGATCAATACGCCTGAAGTAACGAATGGTTCTTTAGGGCTCAATGATATCCCTGAATTTTCCAATCTTTATTGGACAGGTGGCATTGCGATGATTGCTGTTATTGTGGTGCTTAATATTATCAACTCAAAATATGGTCGTGCAATGAAAGCGGTTCGTGATGATGAAGATGCTGCTATTGCAATGGGTGTGAATACCTTTAAAGCTAAAACGTTAGCCTTTTGTACCAGTGCCTTTTTTGAAGGTGTGGGTGGTGGACTTTTAGCAGCACTTCTTACCAGTATTTCTCCCGATCTTTTCGACTTTTTCTTCACGTTTCAGCTTCTTATTATCATCGTACTGGGTGGTCTTGGTAGCACAACAGGTGCGATTATTGGAACTGTTTTGGTCATGGGTGGTAGTGAATGGATGCGCTTCTTGGATGAGCCTATGCATCTTTTTGGATACACAACAACAGCGATGCCAGGTATGCGTATGGTAGTTTTCTCATTGGGTCTTATCTTCATTATGCTTTTTGCACGTGAAGGTGTTATGGGCAAAAGAGAGTTAACGGACCTATTGAAATGGCGAAAGAAAGGTGACAAATGA